GCGCAACATGATTCGCCAGAAAGTGGGCGCGATCATGGTCGATGCGAATTCCGCGACCGCGCTCAACGGCGTGATTTCCGAAGCCGAGCGCAACAAGATTCCGGTCGTCTCATTCGATCAGGCCGTGTCGAACCGCTATGCGACCAACGTCACCGTCGATCATTACAAGTGGGGCCAGCGCTACGCAGAATGGATCGCCGAACAGTTGCACGGCACGGGCAACGTCGTCGTGCTCGACGGCATTCCCGGCCATCCGGCGGCCGAAGCGCGCAAGAAGGCCGCGCTCGATACGTTCGCGAAGTATCCCGGCATCAAGGTCGTGTGGTCCGGCTACGGCGAATGGGACGAAGCCAAGGCGCAGTCCGTGATGGCGACGGTGATCGCCGCGCAACCGAAGATCGACGCCGTATTCACCGAAGACGCGATGGCGCTCGGCGTGCTGCGCGCGTTCGAGAACGCCAACCGCCGCGTGCCCGTTATGACCGGGGAAGCGCAAAAGGGCTTTCTCACGGAATGGAAGAAGCAGCGCGACGCCGGCAACCCGATGAAGGTGTTCGTGCAGGTGAATCCGCCCGACATCAGCCGCACGGCGCTCGGCATCGCGGTGCGTCTTGCGCAGGGACGCAAGCTCAAGTCGCTGCCGGACAACACGTACTACTTCCCGATCACGAAGACGGTGACGACGGATACGCTCGACGCGACGCTCGCTTCGATGAGCGACAAGTCCGACAGCTACTTCCTCGGGCAGTGGCTCAGCGAAGCCGAACTCGACGCGCTCTTCGTGCAATAACGTCAGGCCGATCATGTCCGTGCTCATCGCGAAGGGACTCACGAAGCGTTACGGCGGCGTGCTGGCGCTCGACGACGCGAGCCTCGCGCTCGCCGCCGGCGAAGTGCTGGGGCTGCTCGGCGCGAACGGCTCCGGCAAGTCGACGCTCTCGAGCATCCTCGCGGGCGACAGGATGCCGGATCGCGGTTCCATCGAACTGGACGGCGTGCCGCTCGCGCCCGGATCGCCCAAGGCGGCGCGCGCGGCGGGCATTGCGATCGCGCATCAGCATCCGGGGCTCGCGCCCGACCTGCCGGTCTGGGAGAACGTGTTCCTCGGCGCGGAACCGTGCCGCGCGGCGCGTTTTCTGGATCAGCCGCGCACGCGCGAGCGCGCGCGCCAGTTGCTCGAAAGCCTGCGCGCCGGCTGGAACGTGGATGCGCCCGCCGGCAGTCTCACCGCCGCCGATCAGCAACTCGTGGAAATCGCGAGGGCGCTCGCGCTCGAGCCGCGCATCCTGATTCTCGACGAGCCGACCGCCGCGCTCGCCGCAGCCGAAGTCGACAGCCTGATGCGCGCCGTGCGCGGCCTGACGGCGCGCGGCACGGCGGTCGTCTTCATCTCGCACCGGATGGCGGAGATTGAGTCGCTGTGCGACCGCGTGATGGTGCTGTGCAATGGCCGCGTGGTCGGCGAGCTGCCGGTGCGCGGCCAGCTCGACGAGCCGCGCGTGCTGGAACTGATGGGCGGCGTCGCGGGCGGCGCGGCGGCCGCGCATGTCCACGATGGCGAGCGCGATGCGTCGCGGCCGGATCAGCGCGCGCGTGAGAGCCAGTCCGTCGCGATGAGCGTGCGCGGACTGCGCGCGGGCGCGCGGCTGCGCGGCGTCGATCTCGAGGTGAAACGCGGGGAGATTCTCGGCATCGCCGGATTGCAGGGCCACGGTCAGGAGGAACTGCTGGATGCGCTCGCGGGCTTTCGCGTGCCGGATGGCGGCGAAGTGACGCTCGACGCACGCGCCGGCGCGACCACGCTCGTGCCGCGCTCGCCGCGCCAGATGATTTCGGCGGGCGTCTGCCTCGTTCCGAACGACCGGCATCGGCAGGGCCTGTGGCTCGATCATTCGGTCGAATTCAATCTCGCGCAGGTCGGCGTGAACTTCGACGCGAGTCCGTGGCGGCTGCGCCGCGCGCCGATCCGCCGCTTCGTCGACGATGTCGTGGCGCGGCTGCGCATCAAGACGTCCGACGTGCGCCAGCCGGTGCGCGACCTGTCGGGCGGCAATCAGCAGAAGGTCGTCATCGGGCGCTGGCTGAACCGTCAGGTCGACGTGCTGCTCCTGAGCGACCCGACGAAGGGCGTCGATGTGATCGCGCGCAAGGATATCTACGAGGCGATCGGCGCGCTCGCCGCCGCAGGGACGGCGGTGCTCGTCTACGCATCGGATACGGAAGAACTGCTCGCCGTGTGCGATCGGCTCGTCGTCATGTACGAAGGCCGGATCGTCGCGGAA
The sequence above is a segment of the Caballeronia sp. Lep1P3 genome. Coding sequences within it:
- a CDS encoding ABC transporter substrate-binding protein encodes the protein MKPRTLLAAVATAFACASAFAGAPAIGLSNGYFGTEWRNQMIDGANQQFETYKAKGLADKLVIQQSGANTGQQIQDMRNMIRQKVGAIMVDANSATALNGVISEAERNKIPVVSFDQAVSNRYATNVTVDHYKWGQRYAEWIAEQLHGTGNVVVLDGIPGHPAAEARKKAALDTFAKYPGIKVVWSGYGEWDEAKAQSVMATVIAAQPKIDAVFTEDAMALGVLRAFENANRRVPVMTGEAQKGFLTEWKKQRDAGNPMKVFVQVNPPDISRTALGIAVRLAQGRKLKSLPDNTYYFPITKTVTTDTLDATLASMSDKSDSYFLGQWLSEAELDALFVQ
- a CDS encoding sugar ABC transporter ATP-binding protein — translated: MSVLIAKGLTKRYGGVLALDDASLALAAGEVLGLLGANGSGKSTLSSILAGDRMPDRGSIELDGVPLAPGSPKAARAAGIAIAHQHPGLAPDLPVWENVFLGAEPCRAARFLDQPRTRERARQLLESLRAGWNVDAPAGSLTAADQQLVEIARALALEPRILILDEPTAALAAAEVDSLMRAVRGLTARGTAVVFISHRMAEIESLCDRVMVLCNGRVVGELPVRGQLDEPRVLELMGGVAGGAAAAHVHDGERDASRPDQRARESQSVAMSVRGLRAGARLRGVDLEVKRGEILGIAGLQGHGQEELLDALAGFRVPDGGEVTLDARAGATTLVPRSPRQMISAGVCLVPNDRHRQGLWLDHSVEFNLAQVGVNFDASPWRLRRAPIRRFVDDVVARLRIKTSDVRQPVRDLSGGNQQKVVIGRWLNRQVDVLLLSDPTKGVDVIARKDIYEAIGALAAAGTAVLVYASDTEELLAVCDRLVVMYEGRIVAELEGDEMNESRVTSALFGRSAA